From Cygnus atratus isolate AKBS03 ecotype Queensland, Australia chromosome 1, CAtr_DNAZoo_HiC_assembly, whole genome shotgun sequence, the proteins below share one genomic window:
- the XNDC1N gene encoding protein XNDC1N isoform X2: MAPVRISFVVSFSSQDPRYPVENLLRGDGRRPWLSCPQDRSRQLRAELQLERASAIGYVDVGNCGCAFVQVEVGRSSWPLGQPYVPLVPSVTLMTPAESRTGENRCGVRMFKEDFLALAVGQKWDRLRLTCSQPFSRRGQFGLSFLRLRTPIDPEPDPRPAPEGAELTDSPWRCSPAFCRTLSPEPRSSSREEEQLRSRLQQLEPGTASHAWSPARLSRPARMVLSAARSRAMKPRASTSTPGSSPELPAEDRGGPAAPGSTQDAPAPPKRVRRQPGSRQRAHSPAGRALPAPPGKPSAGGRARAQARGRSEGQARAGGSGGESSGGEEVGLCPICSGCFSMALLPAHASRCGEDDSDSDVEQPSSPGAWVPCPICELRFSPAEVERHASTCGE; encoded by the exons ATGGCCCCGGTGCGCATCAGCTTCGTGGTGTCCTTCTCCTCGCAG GACCCCCGGTACCCGGTGGAGAACCTGCTGCGTGGTGACGGCCGGCGGCCGTGGCTCAGCTGCCCCCAGGACCGCAGCCGGCAGCTGAGAgcggagctgcagctggagagagcCAGCGCCATCGGCTACGTGGACGTCG GTAACTGCGGCTGCGCCTTCGTGCAGGTGGAGGTGGGGCGCTCCTCGTGGCCCCTCGGCCAGCCCTACGTCCCCCTGGTGCCCAGCGTCACGCTGATGACGCCGGCCGAGTCGAGGACGGGCGAGAACCGCTGCGGGGTCCGGATGTTCAAAGAAG ATTTCCTGGCGCTGGCAGTGGGGCAGAAGTGGGACCGCCTGCGGCtcacctgcagccagcccttCAGCAGGCGCGGCCAGTTCGGGCTCTCCTTCCTCCGCCTGCGCACCCCGATCGACCCCGAGCCAGACCCGCGCCCGGCACCG GAGGGCGCCGAGCTCACCGACAGCCCCTGgcgctgcagccctgccttctGCAGGACTCTGTCCCCAGAGCCGCGCTC GAGCTCgagggaggaggagcagctcaggagccgcctgcagcagctggagccgGGCACCGCGTCCCACGCCTGGAGCCCGGCCCGCCTCAGCCGCCCGGCCAGGATGGTGCTGTcggcggcgcggagccgggCCATGAAGCCCCgagccagcaccagcaccccggggagcagccccgAGCTGCCGGCTGAGGACCGGGGAGGCCCCGCAGCACCGG GGTCCACGCAGGACGCCCCTGCACCCCCAAAGAGGGTCCGCAGGCAGCcgggcagcaggcagagggctCACAGCCCCGCAGGCAG GGCTCTGCCGGCTCCCCCGGGGAAGCCCAGCGCAGGAGGGAGAGCCCGAGCCCAAGCCCGCGGCCGCAGCGAGGGACAGGCAAGGGCAGGCGGCAGCGGAGGGGAGAGCAgcggaggggaggaggtggggcTGTGCCCCATCTGCTCGG GCTGCTTCAGCATGGCGCTCCTGCCCGCGCACGCCTCCCGCTGCGGCGAGGACGACTCCGACTCCGACGTGGAGCAGCCGTCCTCCCCCGGCGCCTGGGTGCCCTGCCCCATCTGCGAGCTCCGGTTCAGCCCGGCCGAGGTGGAGCGGCACGCCAGCACCTGCGGGGAGTGA
- the RNF121 gene encoding RING finger protein 121 isoform X1: MAAVLEVEVGGPGERDGEEVDLSHLSPEERWRVEHARMHAKHRGHEAMHAEMVLILIATLVVAQLLLVQWKQRHPRSYNMVTLFQMWVVPLYFTVKLYWWRFLVIWVLFSAVTAFVTFRATRKPLVQTTPRLVYKWFLLIYKISYATGIVGYMAVMFTLFGLNLLFRIKPEDAMDFGISLLFYGLYYGVLERDFAEMCADYMASTIGFYSASGMPTKHLSDSVCAVCGQQIFVDVNEEGIIENTYRLSCNHVFHEFCIRGWCIVGKKQTCPYCKEKVDLKRMFSNPWERPHVMYGQLLDWLRYLVAWQPVIIGLVQGINYILGLE; the protein is encoded by the exons atGGCGGCggtgctggaggtggaggtCGGCGGCCCCGGCGAGCGCGacggggaggag GTTGACCTTTCGCACTTGTCCCCAGAAGAGAGATGGAG GGTGGAGCACGCGCGGATGCATGCCAAGCACCGCGGGCACGAGGCTATGCATGCCGAAATGGTCCTCATCCTGATCGCCACGCTGGTGGTGGCGCAGCTCCTGCTGGTTCAGTGGAAACAGAGGCACCCCCGCTCCTACAAC ATGGTGACCCTGTTCCAGATGTGGGTGGTGCCCCTGTACTTCACAGTGAAGCTGTACTGGTGGCGCTTCTTGGTCATCTGGGTGCTCTTCTCAGCCGTCACAGCTTTCGTCACCTTCAGGGCAACCCGAAAACCTCTGGTACAGACGACGCCCAG gCTGGTTTATAAATGGTTTCTGCTAATATACAAGATCAGCTATGCCACTGGAATCGTCGGGTACATGGCTGTGATGTTTACGCTTTTTGGTCTTAACTTATTATTCAG AATCAAACCAGAAGATGCAATGGACTTCGGCATCTCCCTCCTCTTCTATGGTCTTTACTACGGGGTCCTGGAGCGGGACTTTGCCGAGATGTGTGCAGATTACATGGCCTCGACGATCGGG TTCTACAGCGCCTCGGGGATGCCCACCAAGCACCTCTCCGACAGCGTCTGCGCCGTCTGCGGCCAGCAGATCTTCGTGGATGTCAACGAGGAGGGGATCATCGAGAACACGTATCGCCTCTCCTGCAATCACGT GTTTCACGAGTTCTGCATCCGCGGCTGGTGCATCGTCGGGAAGAAGCAGACGTGTCCGTACTGCAAAGAGAAGGTGGATCTCAAGAGGATGTTCAGTAACCC CTGGGAGAGGCCGCACGTCATGTacgggcagctgctggactggCTGCGCTACCTGGTGGCCTGGCAGCCGGTCATCATCGGACTGGTCCAGGGCATCAACTACATCCTGGGCCTGGAGTAA
- the RNF121 gene encoding RING finger protein 121 isoform X2, protein MAAVLEVEVDLSHLSPEERWRVEHARMHAKHRGHEAMHAEMVLILIATLVVAQLLLVQWKQRHPRSYNMVTLFQMWVVPLYFTVKLYWWRFLVIWVLFSAVTAFVTFRATRKPLVQTTPRLVYKWFLLIYKISYATGIVGYMAVMFTLFGLNLLFRIKPEDAMDFGISLLFYGLYYGVLERDFAEMCADYMASTIGFYSASGMPTKHLSDSVCAVCGQQIFVDVNEEGIIENTYRLSCNHVFHEFCIRGWCIVGKKQTCPYCKEKVDLKRMFSNPWERPHVMYGQLLDWLRYLVAWQPVIIGLVQGINYILGLE, encoded by the exons atGGCGGCggtgctggaggtggag GTTGACCTTTCGCACTTGTCCCCAGAAGAGAGATGGAG GGTGGAGCACGCGCGGATGCATGCCAAGCACCGCGGGCACGAGGCTATGCATGCCGAAATGGTCCTCATCCTGATCGCCACGCTGGTGGTGGCGCAGCTCCTGCTGGTTCAGTGGAAACAGAGGCACCCCCGCTCCTACAAC ATGGTGACCCTGTTCCAGATGTGGGTGGTGCCCCTGTACTTCACAGTGAAGCTGTACTGGTGGCGCTTCTTGGTCATCTGGGTGCTCTTCTCAGCCGTCACAGCTTTCGTCACCTTCAGGGCAACCCGAAAACCTCTGGTACAGACGACGCCCAG gCTGGTTTATAAATGGTTTCTGCTAATATACAAGATCAGCTATGCCACTGGAATCGTCGGGTACATGGCTGTGATGTTTACGCTTTTTGGTCTTAACTTATTATTCAG AATCAAACCAGAAGATGCAATGGACTTCGGCATCTCCCTCCTCTTCTATGGTCTTTACTACGGGGTCCTGGAGCGGGACTTTGCCGAGATGTGTGCAGATTACATGGCCTCGACGATCGGG TTCTACAGCGCCTCGGGGATGCCCACCAAGCACCTCTCCGACAGCGTCTGCGCCGTCTGCGGCCAGCAGATCTTCGTGGATGTCAACGAGGAGGGGATCATCGAGAACACGTATCGCCTCTCCTGCAATCACGT GTTTCACGAGTTCTGCATCCGCGGCTGGTGCATCGTCGGGAAGAAGCAGACGTGTCCGTACTGCAAAGAGAAGGTGGATCTCAAGAGGATGTTCAGTAACCC CTGGGAGAGGCCGCACGTCATGTacgggcagctgctggactggCTGCGCTACCTGGTGGCCTGGCAGCCGGTCATCATCGGACTGGTCCAGGGCATCAACTACATCCTGGGCCTGGAGTAA
- the ART1 gene encoding GPI-linked NAD(P)(+)--arginine ADP-ribosyltransferase 1, with amino-acid sequence MEHLALGWVLLASSLFGTSATGSKRDLDAIKEVAMDMVLSSFDDQYQGCSRMMEKELEELNRTEFASPAYAEGWRGAVTEWRNRWGRATRPLVLRQEQAVAVLAYTAEGDLYRQFNVAVREGGRSREHYLQSFPFKTLHFLLTKALHTLRDAQGQNCHRVYRGIKGTRFTAQLHQTVRFGQFTSASLQKKVAQSFGQETFFFMDTCYSVPIRNFSFYPGEDEVLIPPFEVFKVTNFTRDRDGNFIHLRSQAARSTYNCEFVKEKRCKEQPCVFSAGMSSPREPPHLWGLLLVATALAAVGCL; translated from the exons ATGGAGCACCTCGccctgggctgggtgctgctggccagcAGCCTGTTCGGCACCTCAGCCACTGGCAGCAAGCGAGACCTCGATGCCATCAAGGAGGTGGCGATGGACATGGTCCTCAGCTCCTTTGATGACCAGTACCAGGGCTGCAGCCGCATGatggagaaggagctggaggagctgaacCGTACTGAGTTCGCCAGCCCTGCCTATGCGGAGGGCTGGAGAGGTGCAGTGACGGAGTGGCGGAATCGATGGGGCCGTGCCACCCGCCCACTGGTGCTGCGGCAGGAGCAGGCGGTGGCTGTGCTGGCGTACACTGCCGAGGGGGACCTGTACCGACAGTTCAACGTGGCCGTGCGCGAGGGTGGGCGCTCCCGTGAGCACTACCTCCAATCCTTCCCCTTCAAGACGCTGCACTTCCTCCTGACCAAGGCCCTGCACACCCTGCGGGATGCCCAGGGCCAGAACTGCCACCGCGTCTACCGCGGCATCAAAGGCACCCGCTTCACAGCCCAGCTCCACCAGACCGTCCGCTTCGGCCAGTTCACCTCTGCCTCCCTCCAGAAGAAGGTTGCTCAGTCCTTTGGCCAGGAAACCTTCTTCTTTATGGATACCTGCTACAGTGTCCCCATCAGGAACTTCTCCTTCTACCCTGGTGAGGATGAAGTCCTCATCCCACCCTTTGAGGTCTTCAAGGTCACCAACTTCACCCGTGACAGAGACGGAAACTTCATCCATCTCCGCTCCCAGGCTGCGCGCAGCACCTACAACTGCGAGTTTGTGAAGG AGAAAAGGTGCAAGGAGCAGCCGTGTGTTTTCAGCGCAG gcatGAGCAGTCCCAGGGAACCCCCACACCTCTGGGGTCTCCTCTTGGTAGCCACAGCCCTGGCAGCCGTGGGATGCCTCTAA
- the RNF121 gene encoding RING finger protein 121 isoform X3, whose product MAAVLEVEVGGPGERDGEEVDLSHLSPEERWRVEHARMHAKHRGHEAMHAEMVLILIATLVVAQLLLVQWKQRHPRSYNMVTLFQMWVVPLYFTVKLYWWRFLVIWVLFSAVTAFVTFRATRKPLVQTTPRLVYKWFLLIYKISYATGIVGYMAVMFTLFGLNLLFRIKPEDAMDFGISLLFYGLYYGVLERDFAEMCADYMASTIGFYSASGMPTKHLSDSVCAVCGQQIFVDVNEEGIIENTYRLSCNHVFHEFCIRGWCIVGKKQTCPYCKEKVDLKRMFSNPSCSAGRGRTSCTGSCWTGCATWWPGSRSSSDWSRASTTSWAWSKGRRRAACGATRGRGPGAEDSSRPDPSHLGRPRAPQHRGLVPGATPSQAAPARAPGEPGFLKAVILMSVFKTFYRRRRDSLSRFPALGLWPAPAGGRPCCRLSAWGRSSPFPAALLWRGSRSSPGSAGSVLQVRKGQGRTSRCGARLPASCPPASAAGEGWARALRGGEAGTPGRRRTAGTPRRMQGTPRRMRGHHAGAEGHHAGQKDTRLPRCRGLSSSPAAPRRGCTGREGAAPAPRSERGLGRCPPASPCLTLLYAPLFSTSPRASPCPTRAGAVLSRPGCGAGGPFSPCAPLVAVRGAGEGLVLACGDAGRAGGSGVRSRWQSEASPGPAGLARGLPRACGDWGSGWRCGGCPRALLSPGFA is encoded by the exons atGGCGGCggtgctggaggtggaggtCGGCGGCCCCGGCGAGCGCGacggggaggag GTTGACCTTTCGCACTTGTCCCCAGAAGAGAGATGGAG GGTGGAGCACGCGCGGATGCATGCCAAGCACCGCGGGCACGAGGCTATGCATGCCGAAATGGTCCTCATCCTGATCGCCACGCTGGTGGTGGCGCAGCTCCTGCTGGTTCAGTGGAAACAGAGGCACCCCCGCTCCTACAAC ATGGTGACCCTGTTCCAGATGTGGGTGGTGCCCCTGTACTTCACAGTGAAGCTGTACTGGTGGCGCTTCTTGGTCATCTGGGTGCTCTTCTCAGCCGTCACAGCTTTCGTCACCTTCAGGGCAACCCGAAAACCTCTGGTACAGACGACGCCCAG gCTGGTTTATAAATGGTTTCTGCTAATATACAAGATCAGCTATGCCACTGGAATCGTCGGGTACATGGCTGTGATGTTTACGCTTTTTGGTCTTAACTTATTATTCAG AATCAAACCAGAAGATGCAATGGACTTCGGCATCTCCCTCCTCTTCTATGGTCTTTACTACGGGGTCCTGGAGCGGGACTTTGCCGAGATGTGTGCAGATTACATGGCCTCGACGATCGGG TTCTACAGCGCCTCGGGGATGCCCACCAAGCACCTCTCCGACAGCGTCTGCGCCGTCTGCGGCCAGCAGATCTTCGTGGATGTCAACGAGGAGGGGATCATCGAGAACACGTATCGCCTCTCCTGCAATCACGT GTTTCACGAGTTCTGCATCCGCGGCTGGTGCATCGTCGGGAAGAAGCAGACGTGTCCGTACTGCAAAGAGAAGGTGGATCTCAAGAGGATGTTCAGTAACCC CTCCTGCTCGG CTGGGAGAGGCCGCACGTCATGTacgggcagctgctggactggCTGCGCTACCTGGTGGCCTGGCAGCCGGTCATCATCGGACTGGTCCAGGGCATCAACTACATCCTGGGCCTGGAGTAAGGGAAGGCGGCGGGCAGCCTGTGGAGCCACGCGAGGCCGCGGGCCGGGGGCAGAGGACAGCAGCCGGCCGGATCCGTCGCATCTCGGCCGCCCCCGAGCACCGCAGCACCGAGGACTCGTCCCCGGGGCGACCCCCAGCCAAGCAGCTCCCGCTAGGGCCCCGGGGGAGCCTggttttttaaaagcagttattttaatGAGTGTATTTAAAACTTTCTATCGCAGACGAAGAGACAGCTTGTCCCGtttcccagccctggggctgtggcctgctcctgcaggagggaggcCGTGCTGCCGGCTCTCGGCTTGGGGCCGTTCGTCTCCCTTCCCTGCCGCGCTGCTGTGgcggggcagcaggagcagcccaggctctgctggCTCCGTGCTGCAGGTGAGGAAGGGCCAGGGACGCACATCGAGGTGCGGGGCTCGtctccctgccagctgccctcctgcttCTGCGGCAGGGGAAGGCTGGGCCCGTGCACTGCGTGGCGGGGAGGCTGGCACCCCGGGGAGGCGCAGGACTGCGGGGACACCACGCAGGATGCAGGGGACACCACGCAGGATGCGGGGACACCACGCAGGAGCAGAGGGACACCACGCAGGACAGAAGGACACGCGGCTGCCCAGGTGCCGTGGGCTGagctcttccccagcagctccccgccGCGGGTGTacggggagggaaggagccgCTCCTGCACCTCGCTCTGAGCGTGGTCTCGGCCGGTGccccccagcctctccctgcctcaCCCTTTTGTACGCTCCCCTCTTTTCTACGTCCCCCCGCGCGTCCCCGTGCCCCACCAGGGCTGGTGCCGTCCTCAGCCGGCCGGGAtgtggggcgggggggcccTTCTCCCCCTGCGCCCCGTTGGTAGCGGTACGCGGAGCGGGCGAGGGCCTCGTGCTGGCGTGTGGTGACGCGGGTAGGGCCGGTGGCAGCGGCGTGCGGTCACGCTGGCAGAGCGaggcctcccccggccccgcgggtTTGGCACGGGGTCTTCCTCGTGCATGCGGGGATTGGGGAAGTGGCTGgcgctgcgggggctgcccgcgggcCCTGCTGAGTCCTGGGTTTGCGTAG
- the IL18BP gene encoding interleukin-18-binding protein, with amino-acid sequence MAPCPRSDGPPGPRALLLLPLLCWAVASRSTATTALQPPRITTLRMPAEHPRLGCGVKISCEAVSSLPDLTLLYWLGNGSFIEKLHPDGAVHEGMLLEEPRGSGVVLRRDLLFSSFSARDLRTNFTCVVLSPVGLDTREVRWGPPEPAPTESRGPG; translated from the exons ATGGCTCCGTGCCCCCGCTCCGACG GCCCCCCCGGGCCCCgtgccctcctcctgctgccgctGCTCTGCTGGGCCGTGGCCTCCCGCAGCACAG CTACCacggccctgcagcccccccgcaTCACCACCCTGCGGATGCCAGCAGAGCACCCCCGCCTGG GCTGCGGTGTGAAGATCTCCTGCGAGGCCGTGAGCAGCCTCCCCGACCTCACGCTGCTCTACTGGCTGGGGAACGGCTCCTTCATCGAGAAGCTGCACCCGGACGGGGCCGTGCACGAGGGGATGCTGCT AGAGGAGCCGCGGGGCTCGGGGGTGGTCCTGCGCCGCGACCTGCTCTTCAGCTCCTTCAGCGCCCGGGACCTGCGCACCAACTTCACctgcgtggtgctgagccccgtCGGCCTTGACACCAGGGAGGTGCGATGGGGCCCCCCGGAGCCGGCCCCCACCGAGAGCAGGGGACCGGGCTGA
- the XNDC1N gene encoding protein XNDC1N isoform X3, whose amino-acid sequence MAPDPRYPVENLLRGDGRRPWLSCPQDRSRQLRAELQLERASAIGYVDVGNCGCAFVQVEVGRSSWPLGQPYVPLVPSVTLMTPAESRTGENRCGVRMFKEADFLALAVGQKWDRLRLTCSQPFSRRGQFGLSFLRLRTPIDPEPDPRPAPEGAELTDSPWRCSPAFCRTLSPEPRSSSREEEQLRSRLQQLEPGTASHAWSPARLSRPARMVLSAARSRAMKPRASTSTPGSSPELPAEDRGGPAAPGSTQDAPAPPKRVRRQPGSRQRAHSPAGRALPAPPGKPSAGGRARAQARGRSEGQARAGGSGGESSGGEEVGLCPICSGCFSMALLPAHASRCGEDDSDSDVEQPSSPGAWVPCPICELRFSPAEVERHASTCGE is encoded by the exons ATGGCCCCG GACCCCCGGTACCCGGTGGAGAACCTGCTGCGTGGTGACGGCCGGCGGCCGTGGCTCAGCTGCCCCCAGGACCGCAGCCGGCAGCTGAGAgcggagctgcagctggagagagcCAGCGCCATCGGCTACGTGGACGTCG GTAACTGCGGCTGCGCCTTCGTGCAGGTGGAGGTGGGGCGCTCCTCGTGGCCCCTCGGCCAGCCCTACGTCCCCCTGGTGCCCAGCGTCACGCTGATGACGCCGGCCGAGTCGAGGACGGGCGAGAACCGCTGCGGGGTCCGGATGTTCAAAGAAG cagATTTCCTGGCGCTGGCAGTGGGGCAGAAGTGGGACCGCCTGCGGCtcacctgcagccagcccttCAGCAGGCGCGGCCAGTTCGGGCTCTCCTTCCTCCGCCTGCGCACCCCGATCGACCCCGAGCCAGACCCGCGCCCGGCACCG GAGGGCGCCGAGCTCACCGACAGCCCCTGgcgctgcagccctgccttctGCAGGACTCTGTCCCCAGAGCCGCGCTC GAGCTCgagggaggaggagcagctcaggagccgcctgcagcagctggagccgGGCACCGCGTCCCACGCCTGGAGCCCGGCCCGCCTCAGCCGCCCGGCCAGGATGGTGCTGTcggcggcgcggagccgggCCATGAAGCCCCgagccagcaccagcaccccggggagcagccccgAGCTGCCGGCTGAGGACCGGGGAGGCCCCGCAGCACCGG GGTCCACGCAGGACGCCCCTGCACCCCCAAAGAGGGTCCGCAGGCAGCcgggcagcaggcagagggctCACAGCCCCGCAGGCAG GGCTCTGCCGGCTCCCCCGGGGAAGCCCAGCGCAGGAGGGAGAGCCCGAGCCCAAGCCCGCGGCCGCAGCGAGGGACAGGCAAGGGCAGGCGGCAGCGGAGGGGAGAGCAgcggaggggaggaggtggggcTGTGCCCCATCTGCTCGG GCTGCTTCAGCATGGCGCTCCTGCCCGCGCACGCCTCCCGCTGCGGCGAGGACGACTCCGACTCCGACGTGGAGCAGCCGTCCTCCCCCGGCGCCTGGGTGCCCTGCCCCATCTGCGAGCTCCGGTTCAGCCCGGCCGAGGTGGAGCGGCACGCCAGCACCTGCGGGGAGTGA
- the XNDC1N gene encoding protein XNDC1N isoform X1 gives MAPVRISFVVSFSSQDPRYPVENLLRGDGRRPWLSCPQDRSRQLRAELQLERASAIGYVDVGNCGCAFVQVEVGRSSWPLGQPYVPLVPSVTLMTPAESRTGENRCGVRMFKEADFLALAVGQKWDRLRLTCSQPFSRRGQFGLSFLRLRTPIDPEPDPRPAPEGAELTDSPWRCSPAFCRTLSPEPRSSSREEEQLRSRLQQLEPGTASHAWSPARLSRPARMVLSAARSRAMKPRASTSTPGSSPELPAEDRGGPAAPGSTQDAPAPPKRVRRQPGSRQRAHSPAGRALPAPPGKPSAGGRARAQARGRSEGQARAGGSGGESSGGEEVGLCPICSGCFSMALLPAHASRCGEDDSDSDVEQPSSPGAWVPCPICELRFSPAEVERHASTCGE, from the exons ATGGCCCCGGTGCGCATCAGCTTCGTGGTGTCCTTCTCCTCGCAG GACCCCCGGTACCCGGTGGAGAACCTGCTGCGTGGTGACGGCCGGCGGCCGTGGCTCAGCTGCCCCCAGGACCGCAGCCGGCAGCTGAGAgcggagctgcagctggagagagcCAGCGCCATCGGCTACGTGGACGTCG GTAACTGCGGCTGCGCCTTCGTGCAGGTGGAGGTGGGGCGCTCCTCGTGGCCCCTCGGCCAGCCCTACGTCCCCCTGGTGCCCAGCGTCACGCTGATGACGCCGGCCGAGTCGAGGACGGGCGAGAACCGCTGCGGGGTCCGGATGTTCAAAGAAG cagATTTCCTGGCGCTGGCAGTGGGGCAGAAGTGGGACCGCCTGCGGCtcacctgcagccagcccttCAGCAGGCGCGGCCAGTTCGGGCTCTCCTTCCTCCGCCTGCGCACCCCGATCGACCCCGAGCCAGACCCGCGCCCGGCACCG GAGGGCGCCGAGCTCACCGACAGCCCCTGgcgctgcagccctgccttctGCAGGACTCTGTCCCCAGAGCCGCGCTC GAGCTCgagggaggaggagcagctcaggagccgcctgcagcagctggagccgGGCACCGCGTCCCACGCCTGGAGCCCGGCCCGCCTCAGCCGCCCGGCCAGGATGGTGCTGTcggcggcgcggagccgggCCATGAAGCCCCgagccagcaccagcaccccggggagcagccccgAGCTGCCGGCTGAGGACCGGGGAGGCCCCGCAGCACCGG GGTCCACGCAGGACGCCCCTGCACCCCCAAAGAGGGTCCGCAGGCAGCcgggcagcaggcagagggctCACAGCCCCGCAGGCAG GGCTCTGCCGGCTCCCCCGGGGAAGCCCAGCGCAGGAGGGAGAGCCCGAGCCCAAGCCCGCGGCCGCAGCGAGGGACAGGCAAGGGCAGGCGGCAGCGGAGGGGAGAGCAgcggaggggaggaggtggggcTGTGCCCCATCTGCTCGG GCTGCTTCAGCATGGCGCTCCTGCCCGCGCACGCCTCCCGCTGCGGCGAGGACGACTCCGACTCCGACGTGGAGCAGCCGTCCTCCCCCGGCGCCTGGGTGCCCTGCCCCATCTGCGAGCTCCGGTTCAGCCCGGCCGAGGTGGAGCGGCACGCCAGCACCTGCGGGGAGTGA